From the Psychrobacillus sp. FSL K6-4046 genome, one window contains:
- a CDS encoding sigma-70 family RNA polymerase sigma factor — protein MLTVYELRELMFQYTEPLIRLAYGYVKDLQAAEDIVQEVFIKFYHQNYYEERGELKAYLMKMTVNKSKDYLKSCTYRKVRIQSKIFSTTGKQNVDEFVKKDEEAIIGDAILELPLKHREVLIHFYFNEMTISEVAHLLSIPESTVKTRLSRGRDLLRNRLKGIEWEALLNE, from the coding sequence TTGTTGACTGTTTATGAACTAAGAGAATTGATGTTTCAATATACAGAGCCTTTAATACGTTTAGCTTATGGTTATGTAAAGGATCTTCAAGCGGCAGAAGATATTGTACAAGAAGTTTTCATCAAGTTTTATCATCAGAATTATTATGAAGAACGTGGTGAGCTAAAAGCTTATTTAATGAAGATGACTGTTAATAAAAGCAAAGACTATTTAAAAAGTTGTACCTATCGGAAAGTTCGCATACAGAGCAAAATCTTCTCAACAACAGGCAAACAAAATGTGGACGAATTCGTGAAAAAAGATGAAGAAGCCATTATTGGGGATGCAATTCTTGAACTGCCCTTAAAACATAGGGAAGTTCTCATACACTTTTATTTTAATGAAATGACAATTTCGGAAGTAGCACATTTATTATCCATTCCTGAAAGTACAGTAAAAACTCGGTTAAGTCGTGGAAGAGACCTATTAAGAAATCGACTGAAAGGAATAGAATGGGAGGCGCTATTAAATGAATAA
- a CDS encoding saccharopine dehydrogenase C-terminal domain-containing protein gives MKVAVLGAGLMGKEAARDLILSPNVEKVYLCDLDVGQANMFKEKMQNSKIEVLRLDANDDANLIEVMKKADVVINALFYSFNEKVARTAVEVGVHSIDLGGHIGGATDAVLSLDEKAQAKGVTIIPDLGVAPGMINILAGYGASKLDEVTDIHLYVGGIPVEPEGIFKYNIVFSLEGVFDHYTDPSHVIRNGQLEEIDSLTEVEPIQFDGYEELEAFHTAGGTSTLTKSFPDVQTLEYKTIRYKGHAEKFKLLVDLGLTDKNKTVNAGGNIVNVREVLKEVLTPSLLLGDKEDAVLLRVIVKGEKDGNETIYTYEMATQKDPLSGETAMARATANTISVVAQMIGNGVITKPGVSTPELIVPGELYIKEMSARGVEIKEYVTRGETV, from the coding sequence ATGAAGGTAGCTGTATTAGGTGCAGGTTTAATGGGGAAGGAAGCAGCAAGAGATTTAATCTTGAGTCCAAATGTGGAGAAAGTATATTTATGTGATTTGGACGTTGGGCAGGCCAATATGTTTAAGGAAAAAATGCAAAACTCTAAGATTGAGGTTTTAAGGCTAGATGCAAATGACGATGCCAACTTAATAGAAGTGATGAAAAAGGCAGATGTCGTGATCAATGCACTGTTTTACTCATTCAATGAGAAAGTGGCTAGAACCGCAGTCGAAGTAGGAGTGCACTCTATTGACCTTGGTGGTCATATTGGAGGTGCTACAGATGCTGTGCTTTCGTTAGATGAAAAGGCGCAAGCGAAAGGGGTAACGATTATTCCAGACTTAGGAGTAGCTCCGGGGATGATCAATATTCTTGCAGGCTATGGTGCTAGTAAATTAGATGAAGTGACAGATATTCACCTGTATGTTGGAGGAATACCTGTAGAACCAGAAGGGATATTCAAATATAATATCGTGTTTTCTTTAGAAGGAGTATTTGATCACTATACCGATCCTTCTCATGTAATAAGAAATGGTCAATTAGAGGAAATAGACTCTTTAACAGAGGTTGAGCCAATCCAGTTTGACGGATATGAGGAACTGGAAGCGTTCCATACAGCAGGGGGGACGTCCACTCTAACTAAATCATTTCCTGACGTTCAAACATTAGAATATAAGACAATTCGCTATAAAGGCCATGCAGAGAAATTTAAGCTGTTGGTAGATTTAGGTCTTACGGATAAAAATAAAACAGTCAACGCTGGAGGAAATATTGTAAACGTTCGAGAGGTCCTGAAAGAAGTGCTGACACCGTCCCTTCTCCTAGGCGATAAAGAGGACGCAGTGCTACTAAGAGTTATCGTTAAAGGTGAAAAGGATGGAAATGAAACAATTTACACGTATGAAATGGCAACTCAAAAGGATCCTTTATCTGGTGAAACTGCTATGGCTCGTGCCACTGCAAATACCATTTCAGTTGTTGCACAAATGATTGGCAATGGTGTTATTACAAAACCAGGCGTGTCTACACCGGAGCTAATTGTACCAGGTGAATTATATATTAAGGAAATGTCTGCTAGAGGCGTTGAGATAAAAGAATATGTAACAAGAGGTGAAACAGTTTGA
- a CDS encoding acyl-CoA dehydrogenase family protein, whose protein sequence is MNFEFSEEQVLLRKTVRQFVDNEIIPHIAEWEAKGAFDPIIWERLASLGLMGVCIPEQYGGSGMDYNSLAIVCEELERGDTAFRTAVSVHTGLNSMTILQWGTEEQKKKYLEPQAKGEKIGAFGLTEPGAGSDVAAMSTVAVAEGDHYILNGQKTWISLCDAADHFIVFAYTDKAKKHHGISAFIVERTMPGFSSKAIKGKYGIKSGNTGEIFFENMKVPKENLLGEEGEGFKIAMSALDNGRFTVAAGAAGLSLACLEASVKYAKERETFGKEIGRHQLVQQMIAKMEAGLQMSRLLVYRVGELKNKGVRNTRETSLAKWQACDFANKAADDAVQIHGAYGYSDEYPVARYLRNSKAPVIYEGTREIHTVMQAEYVLGYREDKKLNKMLPKWPFEE, encoded by the coding sequence TTGAATTTTGAATTCTCTGAGGAGCAGGTGCTTCTACGAAAAACAGTAAGACAATTTGTTGATAACGAGATTATTCCTCACATTGCAGAGTGGGAGGCAAAAGGGGCATTTGACCCTATCATTTGGGAGAGACTTGCTAGCTTAGGATTAATGGGAGTATGTATTCCAGAGCAGTATGGCGGAAGTGGCATGGACTATAATTCTCTTGCTATAGTTTGTGAAGAGCTAGAAAGAGGAGACACCGCTTTTCGAACGGCTGTCTCCGTTCATACAGGCTTAAACTCCATGACCATACTACAATGGGGTACTGAGGAGCAAAAGAAAAAATACCTGGAGCCTCAAGCTAAGGGAGAAAAAATCGGTGCGTTTGGACTGACTGAGCCTGGAGCAGGTTCAGATGTAGCAGCGATGTCGACAGTTGCCGTTGCAGAAGGAGATCATTATATTTTAAATGGACAAAAAACATGGATTTCTTTATGTGATGCGGCTGATCATTTTATAGTTTTTGCTTATACGGACAAGGCTAAAAAACACCACGGGATCAGTGCATTCATTGTTGAGCGCACAATGCCGGGCTTTTCCTCTAAAGCGATTAAAGGAAAGTATGGCATAAAATCGGGGAATACCGGTGAAATTTTCTTTGAAAATATGAAAGTTCCAAAGGAAAATCTATTAGGAGAAGAAGGCGAAGGTTTTAAAATTGCTATGTCGGCTTTAGATAATGGTAGATTTACTGTAGCTGCTGGAGCAGCAGGTCTTTCACTTGCTTGTCTTGAAGCGAGTGTTAAGTATGCTAAAGAGCGTGAAACCTTTGGTAAGGAAATTGGACGGCACCAGCTTGTACAGCAAATGATCGCTAAGATGGAAGCCGGCCTTCAAATGAGTCGCCTGCTAGTTTATCGTGTTGGTGAGCTAAAGAACAAAGGAGTCCGGAATACACGAGAGACCTCCTTGGCAAAATGGCAAGCTTGTGATTTTGCAAATAAAGCTGCAGATGATGCGGTTCAAATCCACGGTGCTTATGGATATTCAGATGAATACCCGGTAGCTCGTTACTTAAGGAATTCAAAGGCTCCTGTCATTTATGAAGGAACAAGAGAAATCCATACCGTTATGCAAGCGGAATATGTGCTAGGTTATCGAGAAGATAAAAAATTGAACAAAATGCTTCCAAAATGGCCTTTTGAAGAATAA
- a CDS encoding ABC transporter permease: protein MVSKKQHALKLSREYTQANFAGVLSLLLTIVLLFNSFNFDMGTLKPIASSVSAIYAFFTAIQYFIIWRMKRELLSLGHLKNATRRLGYVQVTALLTGNIFIASFGFNLIKEKKTPEYTFSIWMIFTQLFILVISALNLFKPYVSDTFLPAMGALLVILIIQVFTLVAVARYVSDEGAPGWMQGLAIVLIITSLTGNIFNLLLGVSLIIKTRSNSLSRIVKWNTMWDKITRNSTAILGMFFIVLMFALSVSSRFTFDYDMAVENNYEALLQSPSLEYPFGTDNYGRDVFSRIIFGARISLIVGFASTLIPFIVGGALGALAGYYSKRTDNIIMRLLDILYAIPGILLAIAIIAAFGANTTNLILALSVGSIPTYARTMRANVMMVSNYEYVDSARALGASNLSIIFKQIVPNSLAPMIVKATLTIGTAVIATSSLSFLGLGVEPHIPEWGNILKIGSTYLESNSYLAIIPGLAIIGLVLSFNFLGDGLRDAFDPRMD, encoded by the coding sequence GTGGTATCTAAAAAACAACATGCACTAAAGCTGTCACGAGAATATACTCAGGCAAACTTTGCTGGAGTATTATCTCTTCTACTGACAATAGTTTTATTGTTTAATAGCTTTAATTTTGATATGGGTACGTTAAAGCCAATTGCTAGTAGTGTTTCAGCTATATATGCATTTTTTACAGCGATTCAGTATTTTATAATCTGGAGAATGAAGCGAGAGCTTTTGAGTTTAGGGCATTTAAAAAATGCTACTAGAAGGCTTGGCTATGTCCAAGTAACCGCTCTATTAACTGGTAATATCTTCATAGCATCATTCGGTTTTAATTTGATCAAGGAGAAGAAAACACCAGAATACACATTCAGCATTTGGATGATTTTCACCCAGCTGTTTATTCTAGTTATTTCTGCATTAAATCTCTTTAAACCCTATGTGTCGGACACTTTTTTACCCGCAATGGGTGCTTTACTCGTCATTTTAATTATCCAAGTGTTTACTTTGGTGGCTGTAGCTAGGTATGTCAGTGATGAAGGCGCGCCTGGGTGGATGCAAGGCTTAGCGATTGTATTAATTATCACTTCGTTGACAGGTAATATTTTCAACTTACTGCTTGGCGTTAGCTTAATCATTAAAACGCGTAGTAACAGTCTGTCACGAATAGTGAAGTGGAACACAATGTGGGATAAAATCACTCGTAATTCTACAGCTATACTAGGAATGTTCTTTATCGTTCTTATGTTCGCGTTATCAGTGTCTAGCCGTTTTACTTTTGACTATGATATGGCAGTAGAGAATAACTATGAGGCACTGCTTCAGTCGCCAAGCTTGGAATATCCGTTCGGTACAGATAATTATGGCAGAGATGTATTTTCTCGAATTATCTTCGGGGCGAGAATTTCTCTAATTGTAGGCTTTGCTTCTACGTTAATACCATTCATAGTGGGAGGGGCATTAGGAGCATTGGCTGGATATTACAGCAAACGTACAGATAACATCATTATGCGTTTGCTTGATATTTTGTACGCAATTCCAGGGATATTACTTGCCATTGCAATTATTGCAGCATTCGGAGCAAATACTACGAATCTTATACTAGCTTTGAGTGTTGGTTCTATTCCGACATATGCTCGAACAATGCGAGCGAATGTGATGATGGTCTCGAATTACGAATATGTAGATTCTGCCCGGGCTTTAGGGGCTTCCAATCTATCGATCATCTTTAAGCAAATTGTTCCAAATTCCCTTGCACCTATGATTGTCAAAGCTACACTTACAATAGGTACAGCAGTAATTGCAACGAGTAGCTTGAGCTTCTTAGGTCTTGGAGTAGAGCCACATATACCTGAATGGGGCAATATTTTAAAAATAGGTAGTACTTATTTAGAGTCTAATTCCTATTTGGCGATTATACCTGGCCTTGCAATTATAGGTCTCGTATTATCTTTTAACTTTTTAGGCGATGGACTTAGAGATGCATTTGATCCGAGAATGGATTAA
- a CDS encoding ABC transporter permease subunit yields the protein MGRKLSSNAFSFTYGRLQHHSFYSILLFLLGLPVHVITFILFYLKKQKDPHSSLKSDLKSALETRGVREELYEEYKEQYERKHAFFNEKINKEKMTAEVNKLVEDRIEKLVSTEMEEIHQLKGTKPLTYTSYFQSLLENTTFLIISFIPGLLMYLLLGIYSNAFSKFIFERLIMSVFVITGVSILVFTILYLSPFDPAANLLGESATKDQIAAFNQMHGLDLPYLHQLWNSVKGIVTFDLGASFTGNEDVATSIANKFPVTLMIAIFSLVMAVVIAIPVGIISATRQNSFLDYSFMFIALIGLSIPNFWQGLIFILNFSIKLQWLPATYSPQNYLSIIMPVVVLGTGLTASVARMTRSSVLEIINEDYIITAKAKGLNQRQVLWKHAIGNAMIPIITVIGLLFGGMLGGAAVTEKVFNISGIGSYIVDKQFIPDIPAIMGGVIYIAITISLVNVLIDILYAFFDPRIKSKMKQL from the coding sequence ATGGGAAGAAAACTTTCTTCCAACGCATTTAGTTTTACCTACGGAAGACTACAACATCATTCCTTCTATAGTATTTTGTTATTTTTACTTGGTTTGCCGGTTCATGTCATTACTTTTATACTCTTTTACTTAAAAAAACAGAAGGATCCTCATTCTTCCTTAAAAAGTGATTTAAAGTCTGCACTTGAGACAAGGGGAGTGCGAGAGGAACTGTACGAAGAGTATAAGGAACAATATGAACGAAAGCATGCCTTTTTTAATGAAAAAATTAATAAAGAAAAAATGACGGCGGAAGTAAATAAACTAGTAGAAGATCGAATAGAAAAGCTTGTATCTACTGAAATGGAAGAAATACATCAGTTAAAAGGCACGAAGCCTCTTACTTATACATCCTATTTTCAAAGTCTGTTAGAAAATACAACATTTCTCATTATTTCATTTATACCAGGCTTACTGATGTACCTTTTGTTAGGTATATATAGTAATGCGTTCAGTAAATTTATTTTTGAGAGACTTATTATGAGTGTCTTTGTGATAACGGGTGTTTCCATTCTAGTATTTACTATTTTATACCTGTCACCATTTGATCCAGCTGCCAATCTTTTAGGGGAAAGTGCAACGAAGGATCAGATTGCTGCATTCAACCAAATGCACGGGTTAGACTTACCTTATTTACATCAGTTATGGAATTCGGTAAAAGGTATCGTAACATTTGATTTAGGAGCATCCTTTACGGGAAATGAAGATGTCGCTACAAGTATTGCAAACAAGTTTCCAGTTACGCTAATGATTGCTATCTTTTCTTTAGTGATGGCTGTAGTGATCGCGATCCCAGTAGGAATCATATCTGCAACAAGACAAAACTCGTTCTTAGATTATTCCTTTATGTTCATTGCTTTGATCGGCTTGTCCATCCCTAACTTTTGGCAAGGGCTTATCTTCATCTTGAACTTTTCTATTAAGCTACAATGGCTTCCTGCAACCTATAGTCCTCAAAACTATTTGTCGATTATTATGCCTGTAGTTGTGCTCGGAACAGGTCTTACTGCTTCGGTAGCGAGAATGACACGTTCATCCGTATTAGAAATTATAAATGAGGATTATATAATTACTGCAAAAGCAAAAGGCTTAAACCAACGCCAAGTGCTTTGGAAGCATGCAATAGGAAATGCAATGATTCCAATCATTACGGTTATCGGTCTACTGTTTGGTGGAATGCTAGGTGGAGCAGCTGTTACAGAGAAAGTATTCAATATTAGTGGTATTGGGAGTTATATTGTCGACAAACAGTTTATACCCGATATCCCAGCCATTATGGGTGGAGTTATTTATATTGCAATAACCATTTCCTTAGTGAACGTGCTCATCGACATTTTATATGCATTTTTTGATCCGCGTATAAAATCTAAGATGAAGCAACTGTAA
- a CDS encoding ABC transporter substrate-binding protein, with amino-acid sequence MKNTKALLALLLTLVLILAGCVNTKSDVDKATDKSDSKTEQGKVVIELLGMSTGEADMNIVRDQLIKNGFDVKLNIQPDYGSFTAQKDAGNYDLALSSWTTVTGNPDYAVRALFKTDGDNSIMSDKKIDELIEEASTETPEEYTKTYKEFEDLLVLEKAYIAPLYNSFKAQGVNKEVLNADTVRLAKSRAIAWETIDFVDASKRDSAPLIMQQGMASLTSLDPIKGNDGSINTLNTNMYVRLVNLTDDDKVVSDGSLSLNHAIADGNKDYYFLLRDDINFAAVTDKKAVDTGERVGAEDVVFSMNRAKDSKSVPDHRTYSLHESMEKIEIVSDLSELDVKQSGSDITVKEALENNVDTAISELVTDKTQADAAKGKYQVVKITTTNPFPQVLNYLAHQSAGIVSKKQVESINTYDVATFDVNKDIPYGDQNTVTEGASYNNTLYASGPYILSHKNDYEAVFVKNPAYMQGTENEPKIANVTVRFIADADSALSALRNGEIHIFNGVPETKYKLVEDDSKLTLQKNDSNAVSYLLFNTKGRDVSESESLRKAILYSINQDEIINYYQGNKKKAVSTVSPLVETGNELKADAAKVNEYLEAFKAGK; translated from the coding sequence ATGAAGAATACAAAAGCATTATTGGCTTTATTGTTAACGCTAGTTTTAATATTGGCAGGTTGTGTAAACACAAAATCAGACGTAGATAAAGCAACAGACAAATCTGATTCTAAAACAGAGCAGGGTAAGGTAGTAATTGAGCTGTTAGGGATGAGCACTGGGGAAGCGGACATGAATATTGTACGTGACCAGTTAATCAAAAATGGCTTCGATGTGAAATTAAATATTCAACCAGACTACGGTAGCTTCACTGCGCAAAAAGATGCAGGAAACTATGATTTAGCTTTATCTAGCTGGACGACTGTAACGGGTAACCCCGACTATGCAGTACGTGCGCTTTTTAAAACAGACGGTGATAACAGCATTATGTCTGACAAAAAAATCGATGAGCTGATTGAAGAGGCTAGCACAGAAACACCGGAAGAGTACACAAAAACATATAAAGAGTTCGAGGATCTTTTAGTCCTAGAAAAAGCATATATTGCACCGTTATATAATTCTTTTAAAGCGCAAGGAGTAAATAAAGAAGTATTGAATGCGGATACTGTGAGATTGGCTAAATCTCGTGCAATCGCTTGGGAAACAATTGACTTTGTAGATGCTTCTAAAAGAGATTCTGCACCACTGATCATGCAACAGGGAATGGCATCCTTAACTTCATTAGATCCTATTAAAGGAAATGATGGTTCTATTAATACACTAAATACAAATATGTACGTTCGTTTAGTTAACTTAACAGACGATGATAAAGTAGTTTCCGACGGTTCTCTTTCATTGAACCATGCAATCGCAGATGGCAATAAAGATTATTACTTCTTACTAAGAGATGATATTAACTTTGCAGCAGTAACAGATAAAAAAGCAGTTGATACGGGAGAACGCGTAGGGGCAGAGGATGTCGTATTCTCGATGAACCGTGCAAAAGACAGCAAATCAGTTCCAGACCATCGCACATATAGCTTACACGAAAGCATGGAAAAGATTGAAATCGTATCAGATCTTTCAGAGCTTGATGTGAAGCAATCTGGCAGTGATATTACAGTGAAGGAAGCTTTAGAAAATAATGTGGATACAGCAATTTCAGAGCTAGTGACAGATAAAACACAAGCAGATGCAGCTAAAGGGAAATACCAAGTAGTTAAAATTACAACGACTAATCCATTCCCACAAGTTTTAAATTATTTGGCTCATCAATCTGCAGGGATTGTGTCTAAAAAACAAGTAGAGAGCATCAACACTTACGATGTTGCTACCTTCGATGTAAACAAAGATATTCCTTACGGGGATCAAAATACAGTAACGGAAGGTGCTTCTTACAATAATACGTTATATGCTAGTGGGCCTTACATCTTATCCCACAAAAATGATTATGAGGCAGTATTCGTAAAAAACCCAGCTTATATGCAAGGAACTGAAAACGAGCCGAAGATTGCAAACGTAACCGTTCGTTTCATTGCAGATGCAGATAGCGCGCTATCGGCTCTTCGCAACGGAGAGATTCATATATTTAATGGAGTTCCTGAAACAAAATACAAATTAGTAGAAGATGATAGCAAGCTAACTCTTCAGAAAAACGATAGCAATGCTGTAAGTTATCTGCTATTTAATACAAAAGGTCGTGATGTATCAGAAAGCGAATCTTTACGTAAAGCGATTCTGTACTCGATCAACCAGGATGAAATCATTAACTATTACCAAGGAAACAAGAAAAAAGCAGTATCAACTGTAAGTCCTCTTGTAGAAACGGGTAACGAGCTTAAGGCAGATGCTGCTAAGGTAAATGAGTACTTAGAGGCTTTTAAAGCAGGTAAATAA
- a CDS encoding C4-dicarboxylate ABC transporter, with amino-acid sequence MVNNAGLWIGLLGIVLAIVGFFFYPIWLGLAAIVLGFVALYHYKQLIVGWLSIILGVIVLILYFFF; translated from the coding sequence ATGGTTAATAACGCAGGCTTATGGATAGGGCTTCTTGGTATCGTGCTAGCAATTGTAGGCTTTTTCTTCTACCCAATTTGGCTAGGTTTAGCTGCTATTGTTTTAGGATTTGTAGCATTGTATCACTACAAGCAGCTTATTGTAGGATGGCTTTCCATTATTTTAGGTGTAATTGTGCTCATACTTTATTTTTTCTTCTAA
- a CDS encoding aldehyde dehydrogenase family protein codes for MKLTNFINGKWQEGEASYTAVLNPANGEQLAEVRMSTKEDVDAAVEAAVQAQKKWALVPAPKRADYLYEIGRLMKERKEHLAQVLTKEMGKVIEEGRGEVQEGIDMAFYMAGEGRRLFGETTPSELADKFAMSVRAPIGVVGLITPWNFPVAIATWKSFPALVAGNAFIWKPATETPMMAFEMAKIFEEVGLPSGVANVVFGSGSEVGTAMIEHKDVKVISFTGSTDTGSKVAELGGKHIKKVSLEMGGKNAVIVMEDADLNLAVDGILWSAFGTAGQRCTACSRVIVHKDVKKELEKMLLERMEKLTIGDGMDETVKVGPVINKDALEKIHSYIQIGKEEGANLVVGGNILQDGDLAKGNYYAPTLFTDVKPDMRIAQEEIFGPVVSLIEVESLEEAIEVNNGVKFGLSSSIFSRDINKIFRAQRDLDTGIVYVNAGTTGAEIHLPFGGTKGTGNGHRDSGVAALDVYTEWKSIYIDYSGKLQRAQIDTE; via the coding sequence ATGAAACTAACAAATTTTATTAACGGAAAATGGCAAGAGGGAGAGGCTTCATACACTGCTGTTTTAAATCCAGCAAACGGTGAGCAACTAGCAGAAGTAAGGATGTCTACAAAAGAGGATGTAGACGCTGCAGTAGAGGCTGCAGTGCAGGCACAAAAGAAATGGGCATTAGTTCCGGCTCCAAAACGAGCGGACTATTTATATGAAATTGGTAGACTGATGAAAGAAAGGAAAGAACACCTAGCTCAAGTACTGACAAAAGAGATGGGGAAGGTGATAGAAGAAGGTCGTGGAGAAGTACAGGAAGGAATTGATATGGCCTTTTATATGGCAGGTGAAGGAAGAAGACTTTTTGGAGAAACGACCCCTTCTGAGCTTGCAGACAAGTTTGCTATGAGTGTTCGTGCACCAATTGGTGTTGTTGGACTGATTACACCATGGAATTTCCCAGTGGCTATTGCTACGTGGAAGTCGTTTCCAGCTTTAGTTGCGGGCAACGCATTTATTTGGAAGCCTGCTACAGAGACACCAATGATGGCGTTTGAGATGGCTAAAATATTTGAAGAGGTTGGTCTGCCAAGTGGCGTGGCAAACGTCGTATTTGGTTCCGGATCAGAGGTGGGAACTGCAATGATTGAGCATAAAGATGTAAAGGTTATTTCGTTTACTGGCTCAACAGATACGGGAAGTAAGGTAGCTGAGCTTGGCGGAAAGCACATAAAGAAGGTTTCCTTAGAAATGGGCGGAAAAAATGCTGTCATCGTTATGGAGGATGCAGATTTAAATCTTGCAGTAGACGGAATTCTTTGGAGTGCCTTTGGTACAGCTGGACAGCGCTGCACAGCATGTAGTCGAGTGATTGTGCATAAAGATGTGAAGAAGGAACTGGAAAAAATGCTTCTAGAAAGAATGGAGAAGTTAACAATTGGTGACGGAATGGACGAAACAGTCAAGGTTGGTCCAGTTATTAACAAGGATGCATTAGAGAAAATCCACTCCTACATTCAAATTGGAAAAGAGGAGGGGGCTAACCTTGTTGTAGGTGGTAATATCCTTCAAGATGGGGATTTAGCTAAAGGAAATTACTATGCTCCCACTCTTTTTACAGATGTGAAACCAGATATGAGAATTGCTCAAGAAGAAATCTTCGGACCGGTTGTTTCATTAATTGAAGTGGAATCATTGGAAGAAGCAATAGAAGTAAACAATGGAGTGAAATTCGGGTTGTCCAGTTCTATTTTCTCTAGAGATATCAATAAAATATTTAGAGCTCAACGAGATTTAGATACGGGGATTGTCTATGTTAATGCTGGAACAACGGGTGCTGAGATACATCTTCCGTTTGGAGGAACAAAGGGTACAGGGAATGGCCACAGAGATTCTGGAGTTGCGGCGCTAGATGTTTATACAGAGTGGAAGAGTATTTATATAGATTACAGCGGGAAGCTACAAAGAGCTCAAATAGACACAGAATAA
- a CDS encoding TIGR00266 family protein, which translates to MNNHEIDYKLYGDDMQFVEIELDPQETVVAEAGSLMMMEDGISMETIFGDGSGGSGGGIMGKLMGAGKRLITGESLFMTTFTNVGSGKKHVSFASPYPGKIIPMDLSEYRGKIICQKDAFLAAAKGVSVGVEFQRKLGTGFFGGEGFIMQKLEGDGLAFVHAGGTIHQKVLRPGEVLRVDTGCLVAMTSDVDYNIEMVKGVKTALFGGEGLFFATLRGPGTVWIQSLPFSRLASRVFAAAPQTPGGGSKGEGSITGGLFDLLGGK; encoded by the coding sequence ATGAATAATCATGAAATAGATTACAAGTTGTATGGGGACGATATGCAGTTTGTTGAAATTGAACTGGATCCACAGGAAACGGTTGTAGCTGAGGCTGGCAGCTTAATGATGATGGAGGATGGCATTTCTATGGAAACTATCTTTGGAGATGGCTCCGGGGGTAGTGGCGGTGGGATTATGGGTAAGTTAATGGGCGCAGGGAAACGGTTAATAACAGGTGAGAGTCTGTTTATGACTACTTTTACTAACGTAGGTAGCGGTAAAAAACACGTTTCCTTCGCCTCCCCTTATCCGGGAAAAATAATCCCAATGGATTTAAGCGAGTATAGAGGAAAAATTATTTGCCAAAAGGATGCATTTTTGGCCGCAGCTAAAGGAGTTTCCGTTGGAGTTGAATTCCAACGTAAGTTAGGTACTGGATTCTTTGGCGGTGAAGGATTCATCATGCAAAAGCTCGAAGGAGACGGTCTAGCATTTGTTCATGCTGGAGGAACGATACACCAAAAAGTTTTACGACCTGGGGAAGTATTACGAGTGGACACGGGTTGCCTAGTAGCTATGACTTCAGATGTTGACTATAACATTGAGATGGTTAAAGGAGTTAAAACAGCTCTATTTGGCGGTGAAGGATTATTCTTCGCAACTCTACGTGGCCCTGGAACAGTATGGATTCAATCCCTTCCATTTAGCCGTTTAGCGAGTCGAGTGTTTGCTGCTGCTCCCCAAACACCAGGTGGAGGATCTAAAGGAGAAGGAAGTATAACTGGTGGCCTTTTTGACCTTTTAGGCGGGAAATAA